One genomic region from Epinephelus fuscoguttatus linkage group LG8, E.fuscoguttatus.final_Chr_v1 encodes:
- the LOC125893212 gene encoding phosphatidylinositol 4-phosphate 5-kinase type-1 alpha-like, producing MATAGTADSGSTAPTGTSGIRKMAPSEMPGSSGTHQSMKKTIGHRGVETTTGETTYKKTTSSALKGAIQLGITHTVGSLSQKAERDVLMQDFVVVESIFFPSEGSNLTPAHHYSDFRFKTYAPIAFRYFRELFGIRPDDYLYSLCNEPLIELSNPGASGSLFYVSSDDEFIIKTVQHKEAEFLQKLLPGYFMNINQNKRTLLPKFYGLYCVQAGGKNIRIVVMNNLLPRIIPMHLKYDLKGSTYKRRASPKEREKAVPIYKDLDFIQDLPDGLLLEADNYNALCKTIQRDCLLLQSFKIMDYSLLMGIHNMDQASRERERSGGNSGDSGGSEGAVTPDQRRPQAQKSLYCTAMESIQGEARGKGVLDSEDHMGGIPSRNSKGERLLIYIGIIDILQSYRFIKKLEHSWKALVHDGDTVSVHRPGFYADRFQQFMCNTVFKKIPLKPSPSKKSRGGGQGGLRRAPTLGAPTPLSHATGQSVDSRLVYHSHFKSTDSEADCGVQSGRPDLVPRTPPLGENPADYEANLSTSSLGSTGIASTSPPLRSVGVEVHKSANTEFDHHSLGAEGAVDNSGNLSGNEDVISLSDIIPETNICF from the exons ATGGCGACTGCTGGAACAGCAGACTCGGGATCAACAGCCCCGACAG GGACCAGTGGCATCCGAAAAATGGCCCCTTCAGAG ATGCCTGGCTCTTCAGGCACACATCAGAGTATGAAGAAGACCATCGGACACCGGGGGGTCGAGACCACCACAGGAGAGACCACCTATAAAAAG ACGACGTCGTCTGCCCTAAAAGGTGCAATCCAGCTGGGCATCACTCACACAGTTGGCAGCTTGAGCCAGAAGGCGGAGAGGGATGTTCTCATGCAGGACTTTGTGGTGGTTGAAAGCATCTTCTTCCCCAG TGAAGGCAGTAATCTGACTCCTGCTCATCACTACAGTGACTTTCGCTTCAAGACCTATGCTCCTATTGCCTTTCGTTACTTCAGAGAACTGTTTGGCATTCGGCCAGATGACTACCTG TATTCTCTGTGTAACGAGCCACTGATCGAGCTGTCTAACCCCGGGGCCAGCGGATCCCTTTTCTATGTCTCCAGTGATGATGAGTTCATTATCAAGACTGTTCAGCACAAAGAGGCAGAGTTCCTCCAGAAACTGCTGCCTGGATACTTCATG AACATAAACCAAAACAAGCGCACCCTGCTACCCAAGTTCTACGGACTGTATTGCGTTCAGGCAGGGGGCAAGAATATCCGTATTGTAGTGATGAACAATCTCCTGCCCCGGATCATCCCCATGCACCTCAAATACGACCTGAAGGGCTCCACCTATAAGAGACGAGCTTCCCCcaaggagagagaaaaggcGGTTCCCATTTACAAAGACCTGGACTTCATCCAGGACCTGCCTGATGGTCTGCTGCTGGAAGCGGACAACTACAATGCCCTGTGCAAGACTATTCAGAGGGACTGCTTG CTCTTGCAGAGTTTCAAGATCATGGATTACAGTCTGTTGATGGGCATCCACAACATGGACCAAGCCAGTCGAGAGCGGGAGCGTAGCGGGGGCAACTCGGGCGACAGCGGGGGGTCGGAGGGAGCAGTGACCCCAGATCAGCGCCGGCCACAAGCTCAGAAAAGTCTGTATTGTACAGCCATGGAGTCCATTCAGGGGGAGGCTCGAGGCAAGGGAGTTCTGGATTCAGAAGATCA CATGGGCGGTATTCCATCGCGTAACAGTAAAGGAGAGAGGCTGCTGATCTACATTGGCATCATTGACATCCTCCAGTCCTACAG GTTTATTAAGAAGTTGGAGCACTCCTGGAAGGCTTTGGTCCATGATGGG GACACAGTGTCAGTTCACAGACCTGGCTTCTATGCAGATCGTTTCCAGCAATTTATGTGCAACACGGTGTTCAAGAAAATTCCAC TAAAACCATCACCATCAAAGAAGAGTCGTGGTGGAGGTCAGGGAGGCCTTAGGAGGGCCCCCACCCTGGGAGCTCCCACCCCGCTCTCCCACGCAACAGGACAGTCGGTTGACTCCAGACTAGTCTACCACAGCCACTTCAAAAGCACAGATTCAGAGGCTGACTGTG GCGTGCAGTCGGGTAGACCAGATCTTGTTCCGAGGACTCCACCTCTGGGAGAAAACCCTGCTGACTATGAGGCGAACCTGTCCACCTCATCACTAGGCAGCACGGGAATTGCCTCAACTTCTCCCCCCCTACG GTCTGTGGGGGTGGAGGTCCACAAATCAGCAAACACAGAGTTTGACCACCACAG